TCCCCATTTATAACGAAGAAGAAAATATCACAGAGATGTATCGTCGGTTACATCATATCATGGAACAGTTAGACGGTGATGTTGAATTGATTTTAATTGATGATGGTAGCCGCGATCGCTCCTTAAGCATGATGCGCGAATTACACCATCATGATCATCGAGTTCATTACCTCAGTCTAGCCCGAAATTTTGGGCATCAAATCGCCGTCACCGCAGGTTTGAACTTTGTCCAAGGCAAATGTATCATTGTCATGGATGCTGACTTGCAAGATCCACCAGAATTAATTTTATCAATGATTGACAAATGGCATCAAGGATACCAAGTAGTATATGCCCAACGTTTATCCCGGCAACAAGAAAGTTTACTCAAACGCTTAACTGCGTATCTTTTTTATCGCATTCTTCGACGCTTGGCTAAAGTTGATATTCCTGTTGATACAGGGGACTTCTGTTTAATGGATAGACAGGTAGTAGATATTCTTAATGCTATGCCAGAGCGAAACCGCTATATTCGGGGTTTACGTGCTTGGGTAGGTTTCCGACAAACATCGGTATTATTTGAAAGAAGTCCTCGTTTTGCTGGAGATGTTAAATATACCTTTGGTAAATCTTTATCTTTAGCAATTGATGGTATTATTTCCTTCTCCATAGTTCCATTAAGACTAGCAACTTATTTAGGGCTTTTATCTGCTGCTATTGCCTTAATTATGATCTTACTTGTCCTTTATTGGCGAATATTTACCCCAGTATCTCATTTAATTGGCTATACATTAATTACAATTTCTATGTTTTTCTTAGGTTCAGTTCAGTTAATTTGTATTGGTATTTTAGGTGAATATATTGGTCGAATTTACGAAGAAGTCAAAGGCCGTCCCCTTTATACACTGAGAGAAAGTGGAGGTTTTACAAAAATTTGATATTTTCAGATCCTGGACTTCTTAAGAAACTTCCAAATAAAAAAATATCCCAAAATTTCTTGTGGTGCAGGCATCTTACCTGCTAATAATATCAGGACGGGCAGGATGCCCATCCCACAAGATTGAA
The window above is part of the Dolichospermum sp. DET69 genome. Proteins encoded here:
- a CDS encoding glycosyltransferase family 2 protein, whose protein sequence is MNQPIYSLVIPIYNEEENITEMYRRLHHIMEQLDGDVELILIDDGSRDRSLSMMRELHHHDHRVHYLSLARNFGHQIAVTAGLNFVQGKCIIVMDADLQDPPELILSMIDKWHQGYQVVYAQRLSRQQESLLKRLTAYLFYRILRRLAKVDIPVDTGDFCLMDRQVVDILNAMPERNRYIRGLRAWVGFRQTSVLFERSPRFAGDVKYTFGKSLSLAIDGIISFSIVPLRLATYLGLLSAAIALIMILLVLYWRIFTPVSHLIGYTLITISMFFLGSVQLICIGILGEYIGRIYEEVKGRPLYTLRESGGFTKI